In Brevibacillus brevis, a genomic segment contains:
- the mutL gene encoding DNA mismatch repair endonuclease MutL: MGKIQVLDEQLANMIAAGEVVERPASVVKELVENAIDAQATTIEVHVEEGGLELIRIVDDGQGMDRDDCLLAFERHATSKIQSSRDLFRIRTLGFRGEALPSIAAVSRLELTSSTSSSQVGTRLTIDGGQVGQPEDVAAPKGTEIRVRSLFFNTPARLKYMKSIATEVGHISDYVNRLALTHPNIAFTLTHNGKTLLTTSGDGKLLHVMAAIYGVQVAKLLLPISGETLDFRWSGFVSKTEVTRANRSYLSTLVNGRYVRSYALNNAIMRGYHTLLPIGRFPIVALQIEMDPTLVDVNVHPAKLEARFSKEDELCGAIEQSVKATLRQGLGIVRPMVSSPKAKVVTQVVQPQFDLQLPKPSVTVSPSLEASPRLQEWLSKQSQQRVQPAQVPTATLPPATVKEAGGDYARGENTHFSDALWSAKPVGQEDRETGTWEEGALNPGREKAIGTKIGVSAAQEATTDTLAVNIPIPQVESMSAASGMAASLAEPDTSDTGATGSAEEESAVPLLYPVGQVHGTYIVAQNDEGMYLIDQHAAQERIFYEYFMAKLEEEGVSSQIMLFPHTVEVTSAEAAKLEKRLSLLQSFGLEIESFGGRTFIVRAHPHWFPEGAEIEVIEELIQFVLEAGESMQANVVQMREKAAILMSCKASIKANRYLTHAEMESLLNQLRRTTSPFTCPHGRPIIIHFSGYDLEKMFKRVM; the protein is encoded by the coding sequence ATGGGCAAAATTCAAGTGCTGGACGAACAGCTTGCCAATATGATCGCAGCGGGCGAGGTGGTAGAGCGTCCTGCATCCGTCGTCAAGGAATTGGTCGAAAACGCCATCGATGCGCAGGCGACGACGATTGAGGTGCACGTGGAGGAGGGCGGTTTGGAGCTCATCCGCATTGTGGACGACGGACAAGGAATGGACCGCGATGACTGCTTGCTCGCCTTCGAGCGCCATGCGACGAGCAAAATCCAGTCGTCCCGCGATTTATTTCGGATCCGTACGCTCGGATTTCGCGGCGAGGCGCTGCCCAGCATCGCCGCGGTGTCGCGCCTGGAGCTGACGAGCAGCACCTCCAGCAGCCAGGTAGGCACTCGCCTGACGATCGATGGCGGCCAGGTGGGCCAGCCAGAAGACGTGGCGGCGCCGAAGGGGACGGAGATTCGGGTGCGAAGCCTGTTCTTCAATACACCGGCACGATTGAAGTACATGAAGTCGATCGCGACTGAGGTCGGGCATATTTCCGATTACGTCAATCGTCTGGCTCTGACGCATCCCAACATCGCGTTCACCCTGACGCACAACGGAAAGACGCTGCTCACGACATCGGGCGACGGCAAGCTGCTGCATGTGATGGCAGCCATATACGGCGTACAGGTCGCCAAGCTGCTGCTGCCGATATCGGGCGAGACACTGGACTTTCGCTGGAGCGGTTTTGTTTCCAAGACGGAAGTGACGCGGGCCAATCGCTCGTACTTGTCGACGCTCGTCAATGGGCGCTATGTTCGCAGCTATGCCCTCAACAACGCCATCATGCGCGGCTACCATACCTTGCTTCCGATCGGCAGGTTCCCTATCGTCGCCTTGCAGATCGAGATGGATCCGACGCTTGTCGATGTCAACGTCCACCCGGCCAAGCTGGAGGCGAGGTTCAGCAAAGAGGACGAGCTATGCGGCGCAATCGAACAATCGGTGAAGGCGACGCTGCGCCAAGGTCTCGGGATCGTTCGTCCAATGGTGTCCAGCCCCAAAGCGAAGGTGGTAACGCAGGTCGTGCAGCCCCAGTTTGATCTGCAGCTGCCGAAGCCGAGTGTGACCGTCTCTCCATCGCTGGAAGCCAGTCCTCGACTTCAGGAATGGCTCTCGAAGCAAAGCCAGCAACGGGTCCAGCCGGCACAGGTCCCGACAGCAACTTTGCCGCCGGCTACGGTCAAAGAAGCGGGAGGGGACTATGCGAGAGGGGAAAACACCCACTTCTCAGACGCCCTATGGAGTGCGAAACCGGTTGGCCAAGAGGACAGGGAAACGGGGACATGGGAAGAAGGAGCTCTTAACCCGGGAAGAGAAAAAGCGATCGGAACCAAAATCGGTGTGTCCGCCGCCCAAGAGGCAACAACGGATACATTGGCTGTAAACATACCGATACCGCAGGTGGAATCGATGTCGGCAGCTTCCGGGATGGCCGCCAGCTTAGCCGAACCGGATACGTCCGATACGGGGGCGACCGGCAGTGCGGAAGAAGAATCGGCGGTACCATTGCTGTATCCGGTCGGACAGGTACACGGCACATACATCGTGGCCCAAAACGACGAAGGCATGTATCTGATTGACCAGCACGCTGCCCAGGAACGAATCTTTTACGAATACTTCATGGCCAAACTGGAGGAAGAGGGCGTCTCCAGTCAGATCATGCTGTTTCCCCATACGGTCGAAGTGACCTCTGCCGAAGCAGCCAAGCTGGAGAAACGCCTTTCGTTGCTACAGTCGTTTGGCCTGGAGATCGAATCGTTCGGGGGACGGACGTTCATCGTGAGGGCTCATCCTCACTGGTTCCCGGAAGGAGCGGAAATCGAAGTCATCGAAGAGCTGATCCAATTCGTCCTCGAAGCCGGTGAAAGCATGCAGGCCAATGTGGTGCAGATGCGGGAAAAGGCAGCGATCCTCATGTCCTGCAAAGCGTCCATCAAGGCGAATCGCTACTTGACGCACGCCGAGATGGAGAGCTTGCTCAATCAGCTGCGAAGGACTACGAGTCCGTTTACTTGCCCGCACGGCAGACCGATTATCATTCATTTCTCCGGGTACGATCTGGAAAAGATGTTCAAGCGGGTCATGTAG
- the mutS gene encoding DNA mismatch repair protein MutS: MTGYTPMIQQYLAIKRDFPDTFLFFRLGDFYELFFDDAVLASRELEITLTGREGGGDERIPMCGVPHHAADGYIAELLKKGYKVAVCEQVEDPKAAKGVVRREVTRVITPGTMMEGKWLTDKENNYMAAVAQLDGRTGIAACDMSTGEMHVTSLLGSGESAFEEALQYRPKELVFCGLSSTPKTALPFTVLDASELDAFAVDSQYQEQAKELDLAMRLAVNALLSYIGTTQKRSLAHMRTIKRYDANQYLQMDGFSRRNLELTETIRDKTKKGSLLWLLDRTETAMGGRLLRRWIERPLLRHQELQARLDAVEALKADLLLRSDVRTCLDRVYDLERLAGRISYGNANARDLIQLRHSLEAVPDLKRLLAQTHSPVLEELAGGMEDCSDIVGFLQAALVDDPPLSVREGGMIRTGYDEYLDKLHTASREGKTWIAQLEQAEREATGIRSLKVGFNKVFGYYIEVSKANIASVPQGRYERKQTLANAERYITPELKEREALILEAEEKMIELEYQLFAAIRSEIAQHIPRLQGLAERIAAVDVLQSFATVSDERGYVRPELAESGEFLIEEGRHPVVEAVLDKEKYVANDARMDQEGRHVLLITGPNMAGKSTYMRQIALITVMAQIGCFVPAKSAKLSLVDQIFTRIGAADDLVGGHSTFMVEMLETKHALQKATERSLILLDEIGRGTSTYDGMALAQAVIEYICQKIGAKTLFSTHYHELTSLEETMSGVVNVHARCEEREGKLLFLHKIEEGRADKSYGIHVAELAEMPVWVIERARSILAGLEAGSSAAKDMQMSLDMLWSAPVAAVKEEPAPQLAAVELAIMEELRELDLNQTTPMDAMMKLFAWKQQLKRR, from the coding sequence ATGACTGGGTATACACCGATGATTCAACAGTATCTGGCGATCAAACGAGATTTCCCGGATACTTTCTTATTTTTTCGCTTGGGCGACTTTTATGAACTGTTTTTTGACGACGCCGTTCTTGCGTCCCGCGAGCTGGAAATAACGCTGACGGGCCGGGAAGGCGGAGGGGATGAACGCATTCCGATGTGCGGTGTGCCCCACCACGCCGCAGATGGCTACATCGCCGAACTGTTGAAGAAAGGCTACAAAGTGGCTGTTTGTGAACAAGTGGAGGACCCGAAGGCTGCCAAAGGCGTCGTTCGTCGGGAAGTGACACGCGTGATCACGCCGGGGACGATGATGGAAGGCAAATGGTTGACAGACAAGGAAAACAACTACATGGCAGCCGTGGCGCAGCTCGATGGGCGCACAGGGATCGCCGCTTGCGACATGAGTACAGGGGAGATGCATGTGACATCTCTCCTCGGCAGCGGGGAGAGTGCATTTGAGGAAGCGCTCCAATACCGTCCGAAAGAGCTCGTGTTTTGCGGCCTCTCGTCCACGCCGAAGACCGCTCTGCCGTTTACGGTTCTGGACGCAAGTGAGCTCGACGCATTTGCCGTCGACTCGCAGTACCAGGAGCAGGCGAAAGAGCTCGATTTAGCCATGAGGCTTGCAGTGAATGCGCTCCTCAGTTACATAGGGACGACCCAAAAGCGAAGCCTGGCACATATGCGTACCATCAAACGCTATGACGCGAACCAGTATTTGCAAATGGACGGTTTTTCCAGGCGGAATCTCGAGCTGACGGAAACGATCCGCGACAAGACCAAAAAAGGATCGCTGCTTTGGCTACTCGACCGTACCGAGACAGCGATGGGCGGTCGTCTGCTGCGCCGTTGGATCGAACGTCCGCTGCTGCGACATCAAGAGCTGCAGGCACGCCTGGATGCGGTCGAGGCTTTGAAAGCCGATCTGCTGCTGCGTTCCGACGTCCGCACCTGCCTGGATCGCGTATACGATCTGGAGCGCCTGGCTGGACGCATTTCGTATGGAAATGCAAACGCCCGGGATCTGATACAATTGCGTCACTCTCTCGAGGCGGTTCCGGATTTAAAGCGTCTGCTTGCCCAGACGCATTCTCCCGTGCTGGAGGAACTGGCAGGGGGGATGGAGGACTGCTCGGACATCGTCGGATTTCTTCAGGCTGCACTCGTCGACGATCCCCCGCTTTCCGTCAGGGAAGGCGGCATGATCCGGACCGGCTACGACGAATATCTGGACAAGCTGCATACCGCCAGCAGGGAAGGCAAGACGTGGATCGCGCAGCTGGAGCAGGCTGAGCGGGAAGCGACGGGCATCCGCTCGCTGAAAGTCGGCTTCAACAAGGTATTCGGCTACTATATCGAGGTGTCCAAAGCCAATATCGCCAGCGTGCCGCAGGGCCGCTACGAAAGGAAACAGACACTAGCCAATGCGGAGCGGTACATCACACCTGAACTCAAGGAACGGGAAGCGCTCATTTTGGAAGCGGAAGAAAAAATGATTGAGCTGGAGTATCAGCTATTCGCGGCTATTCGCTCCGAAATCGCTCAGCATATTCCCCGGCTGCAAGGGCTCGCAGAGCGGATTGCCGCTGTTGACGTGCTGCAGTCCTTCGCGACGGTCAGCGACGAGCGCGGGTACGTGCGGCCAGAGCTGGCGGAATCCGGGGAATTCCTCATCGAAGAAGGCCGCCATCCGGTTGTGGAAGCCGTCCTGGACAAGGAGAAGTACGTAGCCAACGACGCGAGGATGGATCAGGAAGGCCGCCACGTCCTGTTGATTACAGGGCCGAACATGGCGGGGAAAAGTACGTATATGCGTCAAATTGCGCTCATTACCGTGATGGCGCAAATCGGATGCTTCGTACCGGCAAAGTCGGCCAAGCTGTCCTTGGTGGATCAGATTTTCACCCGGATCGGCGCAGCCGATGATCTGGTCGGAGGACACAGCACGTTTATGGTCGAGATGCTGGAGACGAAGCATGCCCTGCAAAAGGCGACCGAACGCAGCCTGATCCTGCTGGATGAAATCGGGCGGGGGACATCGACCTACGACGGTATGGCCCTCGCACAAGCCGTCATCGAGTACATTTGTCAGAAGATCGGCGCCAAAACCCTTTTTTCCACACACTATCACGAATTGACCAGCCTGGAAGAGACGATGAGCGGTGTCGTCAACGTTCACGCCCGCTGCGAGGAGCGGGAAGGCAAGCTTCTGTTTTTGCATAAAATCGAGGAAGGCCGCGCTGACAAGAGCTACGGTATCCATGTGGCAGAGCTGGCGGAGATGCCGGTGTGGGTCATCGAACGGGCAAGAAGCATCCTGGCAGGACTGGAGGCAGGAAGCTCCGCTGCGAAGGATATGCAGATGTCTCTGGACATGCTCTGGTCTGCCCCTGTCGCAGCTGTCAAAGAAGAGCCAGCTCCCCAGCTAGCAGCCGTAGAGCTGGCGATTATGGAAGAACTGCGCGAGCTTGACCTGAATCAAACGACGCCGATGGATGCCATGATGAAGCTGTTTGCCTGGAAGCAGCAGTTGAAGAGACGGTAA
- a CDS encoding putative amidoligase domain-containing protein: MLARKAQAGNVAAWMTANAKEAVDHLHRPGLGRWLLRLSGIPVTAGSITLPGWRTYKVSLYQEHVLEMTRSSQSPQWLLQRMEDPIFEPVSLSSLDPEASLVKSLAARSLYAAGIDAGQVTITAASAHRAKVVSVVPDWPMQSADAFFQAASQWWEAKLSTQPQELSKMGADPEFALRGPDGEMALASDFLKVKGTVGCDTTRYREELAMHQHPVAELRPAPSEDPDELFFHVREALRLAAKKIGNPKVEWVAGGMPFTGYPIGGHIHFGGLTPTFALRRKLDAYLALPLVLIEDEGCRLRRKRYGFLGDVREKEYGFEYRTLPSWLVHPEVARGLLHLARLVATCHSQLNAVPHLQLALIKAYYRGEKSVLAPYVRQIWRELAQLPGYTLSRIHLDRYFSRLLSQEPWPADEDLRKAWAIS; encoded by the coding sequence ATGCTTGCACGTAAGGCACAGGCAGGGAATGTGGCAGCATGGATGACAGCCAATGCCAAGGAAGCCGTCGATCACTTGCATCGGCCGGGGCTGGGGCGCTGGCTGCTGCGGCTGAGCGGCATCCCTGTGACGGCGGGAAGCATCACCCTGCCCGGGTGGCGGACGTACAAGGTCAGCTTGTATCAGGAGCACGTCCTGGAGATGACGCGAAGCAGCCAGAGTCCGCAATGGCTGTTGCAGCGCATGGAGGATCCGATTTTCGAACCCGTCTCGCTGTCTTCCCTCGACCCCGAAGCGAGTCTGGTCAAAAGCCTTGCAGCCCGAAGCCTCTACGCGGCTGGAATTGACGCGGGCCAGGTGACGATCACCGCTGCTTCCGCACATCGCGCGAAAGTCGTGAGTGTCGTCCCGGACTGGCCAATGCAGTCGGCGGATGCTTTTTTTCAGGCGGCAAGCCAGTGGTGGGAAGCAAAGCTGTCGACCCAACCCCAAGAGCTGAGCAAAATGGGGGCAGATCCGGAATTCGCGTTGCGCGGGCCGGACGGGGAGATGGCGCTTGCCTCTGACTTTTTAAAGGTAAAGGGAACGGTCGGCTGCGACACGACGAGGTATCGGGAAGAGCTCGCGATGCATCAGCATCCAGTAGCAGAGCTGCGACCCGCTCCATCGGAAGATCCGGATGAACTGTTTTTTCACGTAAGGGAAGCGCTGCGACTGGCCGCGAAAAAAATCGGCAATCCGAAGGTGGAGTGGGTAGCGGGAGGAATGCCTTTTACCGGCTATCCCATCGGCGGGCACATCCATTTTGGCGGACTGACTCCTACTTTCGCCCTGCGGCGCAAGCTGGACGCATATCTGGCTTTGCCGCTCGTACTGATCGAGGACGAAGGCTGCCGTCTTCGGCGGAAGCGGTACGGTTTTTTGGGCGACGTCAGGGAAAAGGAGTACGGTTTTGAATATCGGACCCTTCCGAGCTGGCTGGTACATCCGGAAGTGGCCCGGGGGCTGCTACACCTGGCGAGGCTGGTGGCGACCTGCCATTCGCAGCTGAATGCCGTGCCGCATTTGCAGCTGGCTCTGATCAAAGCCTATTATCGTGGGGAAAAATCGGTGCTCGCGCCTTATGTCCGCCAGATTTGGAGAGAGCTTGCCCAGCTGCCGGGATACACGCTCTCGCGCATTCACCTGGATCGGTATTTTTCCCGTTTGCTGTCACAGGAGCCATGGCCGGCTGACGAGGATTTGCGCAAAGCGTGGGCGATCTCCTAA
- the cotE gene encoding outer spore coat protein CotE → MSGTDKELQCRELIAKAVCGKGHKFSTTTHTIIPSQTPSTILGCWIINTNFQAEKVGDAVEVSGTYDVNLWFSFANNTQTEVKRETVKFSVLVPLTFFDKNCRGDLEIVARAVEQPKCVKAELSGGGTITVKVESEFAVEIIGETKVCVVVCNNCDEKDFHILGDYEENSDEFDDFDSATLLDELD, encoded by the coding sequence ATGTCGGGTACAGACAAAGAACTACAGTGCCGGGAACTCATCGCGAAAGCTGTCTGCGGTAAAGGCCATAAATTCTCTACTACCACCCACACCATCATACCGTCGCAAACTCCTTCGACGATCCTCGGATGCTGGATTATCAACACGAACTTCCAGGCAGAGAAAGTCGGAGACGCGGTTGAAGTATCTGGTACGTATGACGTCAACCTGTGGTTCTCGTTTGCAAATAACACGCAAACCGAAGTCAAGCGGGAAACTGTGAAGTTCTCCGTACTCGTTCCGCTCACGTTCTTCGACAAAAACTGCAGAGGCGATCTTGAAATCGTTGCTCGAGCCGTGGAACAGCCGAAGTGCGTAAAAGCAGAGTTGAGTGGTGGTGGCACGATTACAGTCAAGGTTGAAAGCGAGTTTGCGGTAGAGATCATCGGAGAAACGAAGGTATGCGTCGTTGTCTGCAATAATTGCGACGAGAAAGACTTCCACATTCTCGGGGATTATGAAGAAAACAGCGACGAATTTGACGACTTCGATTCCGCTACATTGCTCGACGAGCTTGACTAA
- a CDS encoding YlbF family regulator, which produces MEQTNLYTQKEILDKARELATMISRTNEVDFFKRAENQIKHNERVQELIDALKQKQKQMVMFESINKPELVKKLEDEFNQLQEELDSIPIVNEFKQSQVDVNDLLQMVTHVITNTVSERIILDTGGNPLTGETGGGPEKKHDGGCGC; this is translated from the coding sequence ATGGAACAGACCAATTTGTACACACAGAAAGAAATTTTAGACAAAGCCCGTGAGTTGGCCACAATGATTTCCCGTACCAATGAAGTTGATTTTTTCAAGCGGGCGGAGAATCAGATCAAGCACAATGAGCGCGTGCAGGAGCTCATCGACGCGCTCAAGCAAAAGCAAAAACAAATGGTGATGTTCGAGTCTATCAACAAACCGGAGCTCGTGAAAAAACTGGAAGATGAATTCAACCAGCTGCAGGAAGAACTGGATTCCATTCCGATCGTGAACGAGTTCAAGCAATCCCAGGTCGACGTAAACGATCTATTGCAAATGGTCACGCATGTCATTACGAATACCGTGTCGGAGCGGATCATCCTGGATACGGGCGGCAATCCGCTGACAGGCGAGACCGGCGGAGGACCTGAGAAAAAACACGACGGGGGCTGCGGCTGCTAA
- the miaB gene encoding tRNA (N6-isopentenyl adenosine(37)-C2)-methylthiotransferase MiaB, with the protein MKEMKEATPDLKSAKSPKTTADFAKYFQAPSLKDAKQRGKEEILVHYDFAIPEDMREIGKGKRYHVRTYGCQMNEHDSETISGILENMGYSHSEVMEEADVILFNTCAIRENAEDKVFGELGHMKRLKHNNPNLILGVCGCMSQEEKVVNKILKSYQQVDLIFGTHNIHRLPELLRDAMFSKEMVIEVWSKEGDIVENMPKIREGNTKAWVNIMYGCDKFCTYCIVPYTRGKERSRRPQDVVAEVRDLARQGFKEIMLLGQNVNAYGKDFEDIQYGFGDLLDEIRKIDIPRIRFTTSHPRDFDDHLIEVLAKGGNLVEQIHLPVQSGSSEILKRMARKYTREHYLELVRKIKAAIPNVSLSTDIIVGFPGETDEQFEETISLVEEVRYDSAYTFIYSPREGTPAAVMEDNVPMEVKKARLYRLNEVLAKIGLEQNKKLQDKVVEVLVEGESKTNAEVLAGRTRTNKLVHFRGDKSLIGTYVHVKITDAKTWTLHGEIATTVEV; encoded by the coding sequence ATGAAAGAAATGAAAGAGGCGACTCCGGACTTAAAATCCGCGAAGTCTCCGAAGACGACGGCTGACTTTGCGAAGTACTTTCAGGCTCCTTCCTTGAAAGACGCGAAGCAGCGTGGAAAGGAAGAGATCCTGGTCCACTACGACTTTGCCATTCCTGAGGACATGCGGGAAATCGGGAAAGGGAAGCGCTACCACGTCCGTACCTATGGCTGCCAGATGAACGAGCATGACTCGGAGACCATCTCCGGCATTCTCGAGAACATGGGGTACAGCCATTCCGAGGTCATGGAGGAAGCGGATGTCATCCTGTTCAATACCTGTGCGATCCGCGAGAATGCGGAAGACAAGGTGTTTGGCGAGCTGGGCCACATGAAGCGGCTGAAGCACAACAACCCGAATCTGATCCTCGGCGTATGCGGCTGTATGTCGCAGGAAGAAAAAGTGGTCAATAAGATTCTGAAGAGCTACCAGCAAGTCGACCTGATCTTCGGGACGCACAATATCCATCGCTTGCCGGAGCTTTTGCGCGATGCCATGTTCAGCAAGGAAATGGTGATCGAGGTATGGTCCAAAGAAGGCGACATCGTGGAGAACATGCCGAAGATCCGCGAAGGGAACACCAAGGCGTGGGTCAACATCATGTACGGCTGTGACAAATTTTGTACGTACTGCATCGTGCCGTACACGCGCGGGAAAGAGCGCAGCCGCCGTCCGCAGGATGTCGTCGCGGAGGTCCGCGATCTGGCGAGACAAGGATTCAAGGAAATCATGCTGCTTGGCCAAAACGTGAACGCGTACGGAAAAGACTTCGAAGACATTCAGTACGGCTTTGGGGATCTGCTGGACGAGATTCGCAAAATCGACATCCCGCGTATCCGTTTCACGACCAGCCACCCGCGCGACTTCGACGATCATTTGATCGAGGTGTTGGCAAAAGGCGGCAACCTCGTGGAACAAATTCATCTGCCGGTGCAATCCGGCTCCAGTGAAATTCTGAAGCGCATGGCCCGCAAATACACGCGCGAACACTATCTGGAGCTCGTGCGTAAAATTAAAGCGGCGATCCCGAACGTCTCCCTCTCCACCGATATTATCGTCGGCTTCCCGGGGGAAACGGACGAACAATTTGAGGAGACCATCTCCCTCGTGGAGGAGGTACGCTACGACTCCGCTTATACCTTCATTTACTCTCCGCGTGAAGGTACGCCAGCCGCTGTCATGGAAGACAATGTCCCGATGGAAGTGAAAAAAGCGCGGCTGTACCGCTTGAATGAAGTGCTGGCGAAGATCGGGCTGGAGCAGAACAAGAAGCTGCAGGATAAAGTGGTCGAAGTTCTGGTGGAAGGCGAATCCAAGACGAATGCAGAAGTACTGGCCGGACGCACTCGCACCAACAAACTGGTCCACTTCCGAGGAGATAAATCCCTGATCGGCACCTATGTGCATGTCAAAATTACCGATGCCAAGACGTGGACTCTCCACGGTGAAATCGCTACAACTGTCGAGGTGTAA
- a CDS encoding S-layer homology domain-containing protein produces MKRALALFLSVMMFLTIVPFVSAATPTFSDVPRSHWAYKEITEMAAKGIIAGYDNRTFRPNNEVTRAEFAKIMIAAADVDIDKRSVSQTFKDVPRSHWAFYYVEYAKPYLTGYKSGSTYTYKPNNAAVREDIAVALVRLLGYDKKYKADLDQLKKFRDDDDISPALRSYIAIAIQTKLMQGSNNYFRPQDPITRAEAASLLYRALIDRKDDDETKVVFPAPEEPKPTPISISDSFSDTNLKNWKNDQANGFWGVVNKQVTAISTDNKLAHYLLPLSWDESDKVDNYELSVDVNVNGTDGLGGLFFNGKDGKANVVFVQKDRVVLGKVNNVNDDNVDWIASGSYKLKSTNRIKVVVKGSSVSIYMNGQFLFGQQQIKQEGTKLGLYLQREATKDTPRKTTYLDNFSFQEGE; encoded by the coding sequence ATGAAAAGAGCACTAGCCTTATTTCTATCGGTGATGATGTTCTTGACGATCGTTCCCTTTGTAAGCGCCGCGACGCCTACATTCTCGGACGTTCCGCGCAGTCACTGGGCCTATAAGGAAATTACAGAGATGGCTGCCAAAGGCATCATCGCCGGTTACGACAACCGGACATTCCGTCCGAACAACGAAGTCACTCGCGCTGAATTTGCCAAAATCATGATCGCAGCAGCAGATGTCGACATAGACAAACGCTCCGTTAGCCAAACCTTTAAAGACGTACCGCGCTCCCACTGGGCGTTTTATTACGTGGAGTACGCCAAGCCGTATTTGACCGGCTACAAGTCTGGCTCTACCTACACGTATAAGCCGAATAATGCTGCGGTTCGCGAGGACATCGCCGTAGCGCTGGTTCGCCTGCTCGGCTACGACAAAAAGTACAAGGCCGACCTGGATCAACTGAAAAAATTCCGCGATGACGACGATATCTCCCCGGCACTGCGGTCCTATATCGCCATCGCCATCCAAACCAAACTGATGCAGGGATCAAACAACTACTTCCGTCCACAGGATCCGATTACCCGCGCGGAAGCAGCGTCTCTGCTCTACCGTGCCTTGATCGATCGCAAGGATGACGATGAGACAAAGGTCGTATTCCCTGCTCCGGAAGAACCAAAGCCGACTCCCATCAGCATTTCCGACTCGTTCTCCGATACCAATCTGAAAAACTGGAAGAACGATCAAGCGAATGGATTTTGGGGTGTAGTCAACAAGCAGGTAACCGCGATTTCTACAGACAACAAGCTGGCTCACTACCTGCTGCCGCTCAGCTGGGATGAATCAGACAAGGTAGATAACTACGAGCTGTCTGTGGACGTAAACGTGAACGGCACCGACGGCCTGGGTGGTCTATTCTTCAATGGAAAAGACGGAAAAGCGAACGTCGTTTTCGTCCAAAAAGACCGCGTCGTCCTCGGCAAAGTAAACAACGTGAACGATGACAACGTCGATTGGATCGCCTCCGGTTCCTACAAACTGAAGTCTACCAACCGGATCAAGGTCGTGGTGAAAGGCAGCTCCGTCTCCATCTACATGAACGGACAGTTCCTGTTCGGCCAACAGCAAATCAAGCAGGAAGGAACGAAATTGGGGCTGTACTTGCAGCGTGAGGCAACGAAGGATACCCCACGGAAAACGACGTATCTGGACAATTTCTCGTTTCAAGAAGGAGAGTAA
- a CDS encoding lipoate--protein ligase family protein, which produces MSISISQPFQWMDSGTYQDSPLEPLVRDEALAAGMRDQESSPVIHLWVYDQGLYLGRRDARLPHLENALRSFGQEGFGCVLRSSGGACVPLDAGVVNVACLLPDTAISIDSFFSFVADLLRVGLRDYGTLEFGEVAGSYCAGEYDFSLHGKKIGGMAQRRTRFGSILQLCINVDERPRGEWMERFYALAGLEEMEENHKPIPRIDGTTVGSIAGLTGKPVTVDDVKARLLATIREEWPVMPAPFAVQSHLHQDAWQHLSQRLHLFAFTAKELAAPDWKLPK; this is translated from the coding sequence ATGTCAATTTCGATCTCTCAGCCGTTCCAATGGATGGACTCGGGCACTTATCAGGACAGTCCACTCGAACCGCTCGTGCGGGACGAAGCGCTGGCTGCCGGCATGCGCGATCAAGAATCATCACCTGTCATCCACCTGTGGGTCTACGACCAAGGGCTCTACCTTGGACGCCGCGACGCCAGACTGCCGCATTTGGAGAATGCTCTTCGCAGCTTTGGCCAGGAAGGCTTTGGCTGCGTGCTTCGCTCTTCCGGCGGTGCCTGTGTGCCTTTGGATGCAGGTGTCGTTAATGTAGCCTGTTTATTGCCGGATACGGCGATCTCAATTGATTCATTCTTTTCTTTTGTCGCCGACCTGCTTCGCGTGGGACTGCGCGACTACGGGACCTTGGAATTTGGAGAGGTCGCCGGCTCATACTGTGCAGGCGAATACGACTTTTCCCTGCACGGCAAAAAAATCGGGGGAATGGCCCAACGCCGCACCCGATTCGGCTCGATCCTGCAGCTGTGCATCAATGTGGACGAAAGACCTCGCGGCGAATGGATGGAACGCTTTTACGCACTCGCCGGATTGGAAGAGATGGAGGAAAACCACAAGCCGATCCCTCGTATCGATGGGACTACGGTCGGAAGTATCGCTGGTCTGACAGGCAAACCTGTCACAGTGGATGATGTGAAGGCCAGATTGCTTGCTACGATCCGGGAAGAATGGCCCGTCATGCCTGCTCCTTTCGCGGTGCAAAGTCACCTGCATCAGGACGCCTGGCAGCATCTTTCACAACGACTGCATTTGTTTGCCTTTACAGCAAAAGAACTGGCTGCACCAGACTGGAAGTTGCCTAAGTAA